The genomic stretch AAGGCCTGCGGCTTCCCTGCCTCGCGCAGCCCGCGGAGCTCATGCGCCTTCTTGCCGCCGATGGAGCCCACCATGGCGAAGCCGGGCGTCCGCGCCAGCACCTGGAGCGCAGCTTCGTCGAGCTGCGGCTGCCGAAACGGCTTGGAGAACGAAGGCAGGAAGGCGGCCGCGGGCAGTGCCGCGGCGGCGGTGCAGAACACACGACGATCGATGGTCGGCATGGGAGTAGGACGCTTGCCGGGATGAAAAGTAAGCGCGGGCAGGATGCCGCGCGGCCGGCGAGACGCCGGCGCTCCGCTAGAGGATCTTCTTTCCGAAGGCGCTCAGCGCCAGCTCGACCGCCAGGTCTGCCGTCCGGTTGTGCTCGTCGATGACCGGGTTGACCTCGACGATCTCGAAGCTCGTCATGCGCCCGTGGTCGGCGATGATCTCCATGGCGAGGTGGGCTTCGCGATACGTCGCGCCGCCTCGCACCGGCGTGCCCACGCCGGGCGCGTCCTCGGGATCGATCCAGTCCATGTCGAGCGAGACGTGGTAGCCGGCGGTGCCGCGGCCCGCCATGCGCAGGGCTTCCTCGATGACCGTGCGCATGCCGCGCTCGTCGATGTCGCGCATGGTGAAGACCTCGACGCCGGCCTTGCGCACGTTCTCTTTCTCGACCGCGTCGATGTCGCGGATGCCGACCAGCACGCAGTTCTCGGGCTGCACCTTGGGCGAGAAGCCGAAGATGTTGCCGAGCTCGGCGGGCCCGAGCCCCATGATGGCGCCGAGCGGCATGCCGTGGACGTTGCCGGAGGGCGAGGTGTCGGGCGTATTGATGTCGGTGTGCGCGTCGATCCAGATGAGCCCGATCTTCTGGTTCTGCTTGCGGTAGAACTCGGCGACGCCGGCGACCGTGCCCGCCGCGACCGAGTGGTCGCCGCCCAGCACCAGCGGCGTCTTGCCGGCTTCGAGCGTCTTCAGCACCAGCTCGGCGTGCTTGGTGCAGGTGGCGGTGATCTCCTTCAGGTACTTGGCGTGCGGCGAGCCTTCCTTCTTCTGCTCGGCGATGGCGACGGCGACGTTGCCGGCGTCCTCGACCACGTGGCCTTCGGCTTCCAGGCGCGCCTCGAGCCCGGCGACGCGCACCGCCGACGGGCCCATGTCGACCCCGCGGCGC from Terriglobales bacterium encodes the following:
- the rocF gene encoding arginase — translated: MAANPTPPPQPVSGPSIAPKKIRVIGVPLDLGASRRGVDMGPSAVRVAGLEARLEAEGHVVEDAGNVAVAIAEQKKEGSPHAKYLKEITATCTKHAELVLKTLEAGKTPLVLGGDHSVAAGTVAGVAEFYRKQNQKIGLIWIDAHTDINTPDTSPSGNVHGMPLGAIMGLGPAELGNIFGFSPKVQPENCVLVGIRDIDAVEKENVRKAGVEVFTMRDIDERGMRTVIEEALRMAGRGTAGYHVSLDMDWIDPEDAPGVGTPVRGGATYREAHLAMEIIADHGRMTSFEIVEVNPVIDEHNRTADLAVELALSAFGKKIL